Proteins from a genomic interval of Lolium perenne isolate Kyuss_39 chromosome 1, Kyuss_2.0, whole genome shotgun sequence:
- the LOC127338163 gene encoding cation/calcium exchanger 1-like, with amino-acid sequence MVELSVFVRDLCFLFFALCFLVAVLATGTVTVWVAAAFVSLYAAYVILVWTSQCCAGASAGKPDLAEPLLLDGDAPTMPSHSAKPTDPAKKSRLQRVLHALTMPLYLPRRLTIPDIAGHRWRKPYAVASAALAPVLVATTFTSRSAAVASLDHGHGVGILLASAFLGLLLAALAASTTDAGSAPRSRRHRVPWLAAGFLMSVLWAYTLARELVALLVAIGYMVGVDSGVLGVTVLAWGDSLGDLVSNVAMAMHGGPGGAQTAVSTCYVAYLLHYVGPLFNTVVGLGLSLTLVAGAQYPAPFTIPTDGAVYETVAFLFAGLQGREKERTWGRGCSDPGADGGDVVAEMGEERVGAAGEGEGANVEERTWKLRLANGWE; translated from the exons ATGGTGGAGCTGAGCGTGTTCGTCCGCGACCTCTGCTTCCTCTTCTTCGCGCTCTGCTTCCTCGTGGCCGTCCTCGCCACCGGCACGGTCACCGTCTGGGTCGCCGCGGCCTTCGTCTCCCTCTACGCCGCCTACGTCATCCTCGTATGGACCTCCCAGTGCTGCGCCGGCGCCAGCGCGGGCAAGCCGGACCTCGCCGAGCCGCTCCTCCTCGACGGTGACGCCCCCACCATGCCGTCCCACTCCGCGAAGCCGACGGACCCGGCGAAAAAATCGCGTCTTCAACGCGTCCTGCACGCGCTCACCATGCCGCTCTACCTCCCGCGGCGCCTGACCATCCCGGACATCGCGGGGCACCGCTGGCGCAAGCCCTACGCCGTGGCCTCCGCCGCGCTGGCGCCGGTCCTCGTCGCCACGACCTTCACCTCGCGCAGCGCCGCGGTGGCCTCGCTCGACCACGGCCACGGCGTCGGCATCCTGCTCGCCAGCGCCTTCCTGGGCCTCCTCTTGGCGGCCCTCGCCGCGTCCACCACGGACGCCGGCTCCGCGCCCCGCAGCCGACGTCACCGCGTACCGTGGCTGGCCGCGGGGTTCCTGATGAGCGTGCTGTGGGCCTACACGCTGGCGCGGGAGCTGGTGGCGCTGCTGGTGGCCATCGGGTACATGGTGGGCGTGGACTCGGGCGTGCTGGGCGTCACGGTGCTGGCGTGGGGGGACTCGCTGGGGGACCTGGTCTCCAACGTCGCCATGGCCATGCACGGCGGGCCCGGCGGCGCGCAGACGGCCGTGTCGACCTGCtacgt ggcatatctccttcactacgTCGGCCCGCTCTTCAACACGGTGGTGGGGCTCGGGCTGTCGCTCACGCTGGTGGCGGGCGCGCAGTACCCGGCGCCCTTCACGATCCCGACGGACGGGGCGGTGTACGAGACGGTGGCGTTCCTGTTCGCCGGGCTGCAGGGGAGGGAGAAGGAGCGGACGTGGGGACGAGGGTGCAGCGACCCCGGAGCGGACGGCGGTGATGTGGTTGCAGAGATGGGCGAGGAACGAGTGGGAGCTGCAGGGGAGGGAGAAGGAGCGAACGTGGAGGAGCGGACGTGGAAGTTGCGACTCGCGAACGGGTGGGAGTAG
- the LOC127326770 gene encoding nuclear pore complex protein NUP35 isoform X1, whose translation MASSSRSPAASRRGGRAARQSPFFRDLASPIPSHRAGGSRFAPSGANATPSATPPPPPLFTLDDRFAAADFSPDPTASDLLPVAGSPSPRAAGAGSRSPSWDRSRASAPGSPMDGVVEPRKEMLALPAPSSPCTPPPPATTMAAEAPSPVTPATATARTEPPATEGKGDCEEWVTVFGFSLRDTNLVLREFEKCGVILRHHSGPREGNWIHILYQHSYDARKALQRNGIQLSSGVIIGVKHIDPTHRQQLDDRFTGINQGRFMVSLPSKSLALKSTGASNQLGALPRPYDPKSSTNVVRDAGRRATGSVAAPAKSIVTNVMDLIFGI comes from the exons ATGGCCTCCTCctcccgctcccccgccgcctcgCGCCGGGGCGGCCGCGCGGCGCGCCAGTCCCCCTTCTTCCGGGACCTCGCCTCCCCCATCCCGTCCCACCGCGCCGGCGGCTCCCGCTTCGCCCCCTCGGGCGCCAACGCCACGCCctccgccacgccgccgccgccgcccctcttCACGCTCGACGACCGCTTCGCCGCCGCCGACTTCTCGCCGGACCCCACCGCCTCCGACCTCCTCCCCGTCGCCGGCTCCCCCTCCCCccgcgccgccggcgccggcagCCGCTCGCCCTCATGGGATCGCTCCCGCGCCTCCGCGCCCGGGTCCCCCATGGACGGGGTCGTCGAGCCCCGGAAGGAGATGCTCGCGCTGCCCGCGCCCTCGAGCCCCTGTACGCCCCCGCCCCCCGCGACGACCATGGCCGCGGAGGCGCCGTCGCCGGTGACCCCCGCGACGGCCACCGCTAGGACGGAGCCGCCGGCGACCGAGGGGAAGGGAGATTGCGAGGAGTGGGTCACTGTATTCGG ATTCTCCCTTAGAGATACCAACCTCGTTCTCCGGGAGTTCGAGAAATGTGGTGTTATATTGAGACACCACTCCGGTCCAAGAGAGGGTAATTGGATCCACATATTATACCAG CACTCCTACGATGCACGGAAAGCCCTCCAAAGGAACGGTATCCAGCTAAGCAGCGGCGTCATAATTGGAGTAAAGCATATTGATCCAACACACCGGCAGCAGCTGGATGACCGGTTCACTGGAATCAATCAGGGACGCTTCATGGTTTCCCTGCCTTCAAAATCACTTGCTCTGAAGAGCACGGGTGCATCAAACCAGTTAGGAGCCTTGCCGCGCCCGTATGATCCGAAGTCTTCCACAAACGTTGTCAGAGATGCAGGGCGTCGCGCAACTGGCAGTGTTGCCGCTCCAGCAAAATCTATTGTAACGAACGTGATGGACCTGATATTTGGCATTTAG
- the LOC127326770 gene encoding uncharacterized protein isoform X2: MAPPPRRNPDGNGSRRKHEEPWLAAGIRPANFLPGLAIGFLLGLLLDLSSSWRPRFSLGPAPPASASRGSKRSGGSSAAPGEELKMVLVVRQDLKMGAGKIASQCAHAATGLYAELLASNRGLLRQWEQFGQAKIVLACKNQQDMNRIKESAEHRGIPTFVVADAGRTQVLAGSKTVLAVGPGRKADIDTVTGMLRLLFSLRDTNLVLREFEKCGVILRHHSGPREGNWIHILYQHSYDARKALQRNGIQLSSGVIIGVKHIDPTHRQQLDDRFTGINQGRFMVSLPSKSLALKSTGASNQLGALPRPYDPKSSTNVVRDAGRRATGSVAAPAKSIVTNVMDLIFGI; this comes from the exons ATGGCGCCTCCGCCGCGGCGAAACCCCGACGGCAACGGCAGCAGGCGGAAG CACGAGGAGCCGTGGCTCGCCGCGGGCATCCGCCCGGCCAACTTCCTCCCGGGCCTGGCCATCGGGTTCCTGCTCGGCCTGCTCCTGGACCTGTCCTCCTCCTGGCGACCCAGGTTCAGCCTCGGCCCGGCCCCGCCTGCCTCGGCGTCACGCGGCTCCAAGCGGTCCGGCGGCTCGTCCGCCGCCCCGGGTGAAGAGCTTAAGATG GTTCTAGTAGTGCGTCAGGACCTGAAAATGGGAGCTGGAAAAATAGCGTCTCAATGTGCCC ATGCAGCAACTGGACTTTATGCGGAGCTGTTGGCAAG CAACCGGGGCCTTTTGAGACAATGGGAACAATTCGGACAAGCTAAGATTGTCCTGGCATGCAAGAACCAACAGGACAT GAACAGGATAAAAGAAAGTGCAGAACACCGAGGTATCCCTACTTTTGTTGTTGCAGATGCAGGACGCACACAG GTACTGGCTGGGTCTAAGACAGTTCTCGCAGTAGGGCCAG GGAGGAAAGCCGACATAGACACAGTTACTGGGATGCTGCGCTTACT ATTCTCCCTTAGAGATACCAACCTCGTTCTCCGGGAGTTCGAGAAATGTGGTGTTATATTGAGACACCACTCCGGTCCAAGAGAGGGTAATTGGATCCACATATTATACCAG CACTCCTACGATGCACGGAAAGCCCTCCAAAGGAACGGTATCCAGCTAAGCAGCGGCGTCATAATTGGAGTAAAGCATATTGATCCAACACACCGGCAGCAGCTGGATGACCGGTTCACTGGAATCAATCAGGGACGCTTCATGGTTTCCCTGCCTTCAAAATCACTTGCTCTGAAGAGCACGGGTGCATCAAACCAGTTAGGAGCCTTGCCGCGCCCGTATGATCCGAAGTCTTCCACAAACGTTGTCAGAGATGCAGGGCGTCGCGCAACTGGCAGTGTTGCCGCTCCAGCAAAATCTATTGTAACGAACGTGATGGACCTGATATTTGGCATTTAG